The Sphingomonas alpina genome has a segment encoding these proteins:
- a CDS encoding FadR/GntR family transcriptional regulator, with product MARGDSNRLYERVSTDLAARITDGSYEIGQRLPPERLLAQTYSVSRPTIREAIIALEVDGLVEVRMGSGVYVTARVPRGGAPVETDMGPFELLEARRAIEGEACALAAAQISDELLAGLEALVDEMSRSAGDIMASEDADRRFHLAIAQATGNSAMYMAVEMLWDARARSPQYRLLSDKAHLAGVTPVIEEHRRIIEALRSRDPGRARKAMISHLSRVLESLLQATEVHELEQAKVRLDAQRQRYMTAG from the coding sequence ATGGCGAGAGGCGACAGCAACCGGCTTTATGAGCGTGTCTCGACCGACCTGGCGGCCAGGATCACCGACGGCTCGTATGAGATCGGTCAACGGCTGCCGCCGGAGCGGCTACTTGCGCAGACCTATTCGGTGTCGCGTCCCACCATCCGGGAAGCCATCATCGCCCTTGAGGTCGATGGCCTGGTCGAAGTGCGCATGGGGTCGGGCGTCTATGTCACTGCCAGAGTCCCGCGCGGCGGGGCGCCGGTCGAGACCGATATGGGGCCGTTCGAATTGCTCGAGGCAAGGCGTGCGATCGAGGGCGAGGCCTGTGCACTGGCCGCGGCACAGATAAGCGACGAGTTGCTCGCCGGGCTCGAAGCGCTGGTCGACGAAATGAGCCGCAGCGCGGGCGACATCATGGCGTCCGAAGATGCCGACCGGCGGTTTCACCTCGCCATTGCCCAAGCCACCGGCAACAGCGCCATGTATATGGCGGTGGAGATGCTGTGGGACGCGCGCGCTCGCTCGCCGCAATATCGCCTGCTCAGCGACAAGGCTCATCTCGCGGGAGTGACGCCGGTGATCGAGGAGCATCGGCGGATCATCGAGGCGCTACGCTCCCGCGATCCGGGCCGCGCGCGAAAGGCGATGATTTCACATTTGTCGCGAGTGCTCGAATCGCTTTTGCAAGCGACCGAAGTCCATGAGCTCGAACAGGCGAAAGTCCGCCTGGATGCGCAGCGCCAGCGGTACATGACCGCCGGCTAG
- a CDS encoding RNA polymerase sigma factor encodes MARVDLVTWVARNILPHEPALRRWLRRSVARQDIEDVIQEAYCSIAAMDDVTHIVEPRRYLFQVARNIVLADLRRARVVQIEAIGGAAEMEQAITGHSDELSPERIAIDRDWLARVGALLAALPERRRIVFRLRKLEGLSQREAAERLGVTEMVVENDLTRGLRSILAGLSDEERSDLSLFTKRQDHARPRLRRRH; translated from the coding sequence ATGGCGCGCGTCGATCTGGTCACTTGGGTGGCGCGGAATATTCTTCCGCACGAGCCTGCGTTGCGGCGTTGGTTGCGTCGCAGCGTGGCGCGCCAGGATATCGAGGACGTCATCCAGGAGGCATATTGCAGCATCGCCGCCATGGACGACGTGACCCATATCGTCGAGCCCAGGCGCTATTTATTCCAGGTCGCGCGCAACATCGTACTGGCCGATCTGCGGCGCGCGCGGGTGGTGCAGATCGAAGCGATCGGTGGCGCCGCCGAAATGGAGCAGGCCATTACCGGTCATAGCGACGAGCTCTCGCCAGAGCGCATCGCGATCGACCGCGACTGGCTTGCGCGGGTTGGGGCGCTGCTCGCGGCCCTGCCTGAACGGCGGCGTATTGTTTTCCGGTTGCGCAAGCTCGAAGGGCTCTCGCAGCGCGAGGCCGCGGAGCGGTTGGGGGTGACCGAGATGGTCGTCGAAAATGACCTGACCCGGGGATTGCGCAGCATTCTGGCGGGGCTGAGCGATGAGGAGCGCTCCGACCTGTCCCTGTTCACGAAGAGGCAAGATCATGCACGTCCGCGACTCCGCCGACGCCATTAA
- a CDS encoding FecR family protein: MHVRDSADAINRDAAAWVVRIDRVRDDPTTAAELAAWLAGDTRRQGAYLRAQAMWQQLEDVDESAARIRREMPRRRFMALGGAGIVAAAMAGLFWLGGDGSRAYTTGLGERTRTELTDGSVMVLNTASLSHVRMTPSRRLVEMERGEAWFHVAKDRSRPFIVSAGPIRVEAVGTAFAVRRRNGATDVTVTSGTVRAWSETTPTRFISLKAGHRVRLQDATGASNAAVRNGGVEQALAWSRGEIVLDGMTLAEAAAEFNRYNRHQVTVEESLANRKVVGWFQAGDPESFARSAATMVGGHVEQDETTTRIVR; this comes from the coding sequence ATGCACGTCCGCGACTCCGCCGACGCCATTAACCGCGATGCCGCGGCATGGGTGGTAAGGATCGATCGCGTGCGCGACGATCCGACGACCGCGGCCGAGCTTGCCGCGTGGCTGGCTGGCGATACCCGTCGTCAGGGCGCCTATCTTCGCGCCCAGGCGATGTGGCAGCAGCTTGAAGATGTCGATGAAAGCGCTGCCAGGATCCGTCGGGAGATGCCGCGCCGCCGGTTCATGGCGTTGGGCGGCGCCGGCATCGTTGCCGCGGCGATGGCGGGCCTTTTCTGGCTCGGCGGGGATGGGAGCCGCGCTTACACCACTGGGCTCGGGGAGCGAACCCGCACCGAACTGACCGACGGTTCGGTGATGGTGTTGAACACGGCCAGCCTGTCGCATGTCCGCATGACCCCGTCGCGCCGCCTGGTCGAGATGGAGCGCGGCGAGGCCTGGTTCCATGTCGCCAAGGATCGATCGCGACCCTTTATCGTCTCGGCGGGCCCGATCCGGGTCGAGGCAGTGGGGACGGCGTTCGCGGTGCGACGCCGCAATGGCGCCACCGACGTCACCGTCACCTCGGGCACGGTGCGCGCCTGGTCCGAGACCACGCCCACGCGGTTCATCAGCCTCAAGGCGGGGCACCGCGTTCGCCTTCAGGATGCGACCGGAGCCAGCAACGCCGCAGTCAGGAATGGCGGCGTGGAGCAGGCGCTCGCCTGGTCGCGCGGGGAGATCGTGCTCGACGGCATGACGCTGGCCGAGGCGGCGGCCGAATTCAATCGCTACAACCGCCATCAAGTGACAGTCGAGGAAAGCCTGGCGAACCGAAAGGTGGTAGGCTGGTTCCAGGCCGGCGACCCGGAAAGTTTCGCGCGGTCGGCGGCGACGATGGTGGGCGGTCATGTCGAACAGGATGAGACGACAACACGCATTGTGAGATAA
- a CDS encoding TonB-dependent receptor domain-containing protein, with protein MISITSIAAMAPGVAHAQARDFDLAVQPAARGIKAFARQAGIQIIAPDEATRGKQTAAIKGHMTIVDALTRLIAPSHLRIASFDGRTAVLTAAPVRVAARVEVVPATVAAPAVPGDQQSGRPAEQPDGLEDIVVTARRSAEFSQKVPVAVTAFTQNALREKGIANGTDLQNFTPSLSVLGDVARNQETYTIRGMGGTGGAGTGSGPGVVGYFAEVPSTVSGPGNFYDLASLQVLKGPQGTLFGRNTTGGAVLLEPARPKMNKVEGYIDGTLGNFQRTSVQGALNVPIVSDILAIRVAGQFDKRDGYVRDVVTGRDYLNRNNYSLRLGVQLNPTDTISNYTAVSYVDVNEHGGGSILMSVNPGRPYAALLLPYLQAQQARGIRRTALSVPTREVSKNLLVLNNTEWRASDTLTFKNIVSYSRSRSTSATDRDSTPLPIADLLGAYPGSYNNNLRTITEEVQARYDDGTLRVQAGGFYLDQKTMAPLTFQTVNPLQLGGILGGGPIILPPAVQALIGANGPLLPALSLQPSAEVHGRSKAVYAQVQYKLAPTLTATAGFRWTWDTYGGHIQSYQSPDSYQVFNKLAAIGLITPAQAAQVIGLNANLCVYDAFKAVAAGGFPTLKYPNCTSPAFDGRSNGPTWQLGLDWQADPQTLLYAVSRRGYKSGANNPIVSLFLGEQHPLFGVLPEKVTDAEVGLKRDWTLGTVRARTNIAAFYTWFSDIQVIQRAAIAGSDILTNAQKARVLGLEFEGMLIPFKALTLSGTYSFNSARYLEYNSLAIPAIPQALTAAQPSRDLAGTPFSFVPKHKYSLDARLALPIPAREGDMAIRATWSWQSSLRVTPEIQPFDTIPSYGLLNLRLEWNDVRGAPLDLALYGTNVLDKQYRVTSNPGYNNSGFNNSIYGEPAQYGVQLRYRF; from the coding sequence ATGATATCGATTACATCGATCGCCGCTATGGCGCCCGGTGTCGCACATGCACAGGCACGCGACTTCGATCTTGCGGTGCAGCCCGCGGCGCGGGGGATCAAGGCATTCGCTCGCCAGGCCGGCATTCAGATCATCGCGCCGGATGAAGCGACGCGCGGCAAGCAGACGGCGGCAATCAAGGGGCACATGACGATCGTCGATGCGCTGACCCGGCTGATCGCGCCATCGCATCTGCGCATTGCCTCGTTTGACGGGCGAACCGCCGTGCTGACCGCGGCGCCCGTTCGGGTCGCAGCGAGGGTAGAGGTCGTTCCCGCGACGGTCGCCGCTCCGGCAGTGCCCGGCGACCAGCAGAGCGGACGGCCGGCGGAGCAACCGGACGGGCTGGAGGATATCGTCGTCACCGCGCGCCGGTCGGCGGAGTTCAGCCAGAAGGTGCCGGTCGCGGTGACTGCCTTCACGCAGAATGCATTGCGCGAAAAGGGTATCGCCAACGGTACCGACCTGCAGAATTTCACGCCTTCGCTGTCGGTGCTGGGCGATGTCGCCCGGAACCAGGAAACCTATACGATCCGCGGCATGGGCGGGACCGGCGGCGCCGGCACCGGCAGCGGCCCGGGCGTGGTCGGTTATTTCGCCGAAGTGCCTTCGACCGTCAGCGGGCCGGGGAATTTCTACGACCTGGCCTCGCTCCAAGTGCTCAAGGGGCCGCAAGGGACGCTGTTCGGGCGCAACACCACCGGTGGCGCGGTGTTGCTCGAACCGGCGCGGCCCAAGATGAACAAGGTCGAAGGATATATCGACGGCACGCTCGGAAATTTCCAGCGCACCAGCGTGCAGGGTGCGCTCAACGTGCCGATCGTCAGCGACATTCTCGCGATCCGCGTCGCGGGACAGTTCGACAAGCGTGATGGCTATGTTCGCGACGTGGTGACGGGGCGCGACTATCTCAATCGCAACAATTATTCGCTCCGCCTCGGCGTCCAGCTCAATCCGACCGACACGATCAGCAACTATACTGCGGTCAGTTATGTCGATGTGAACGAGCATGGCGGCGGCAGCATATTGATGTCGGTCAACCCCGGCCGGCCCTATGCCGCGTTGCTTCTTCCCTATCTTCAGGCGCAGCAGGCGCGCGGCATACGCCGTACCGCGCTGAGCGTGCCGACCCGGGAGGTGTCCAAGAATCTGCTCGTGCTCAACAACACCGAGTGGCGGGCAAGCGATACGCTGACCTTCAAGAACATCGTCAGCTACAGCCGGAGCCGCTCGACCAGCGCGACCGACCGGGATTCGACCCCATTGCCGATCGCCGACCTGCTCGGCGCGTATCCGGGCAGCTACAACAACAATCTGCGCACCATTACGGAGGAAGTGCAGGCGCGCTATGATGACGGAACGCTGCGCGTGCAGGCAGGCGGCTTCTACCTCGACCAGAAGACCATGGCGCCGCTGACCTTCCAGACGGTGAATCCGTTGCAGCTGGGGGGTATATTGGGTGGCGGCCCGATCATCCTGCCGCCTGCGGTACAGGCATTGATCGGTGCCAACGGGCCCTTGCTGCCCGCGCTTTCGCTGCAGCCCAGCGCCGAGGTCCATGGCCGGAGCAAGGCTGTCTATGCCCAGGTACAGTATAAACTGGCACCGACCCTGACCGCGACGGCCGGCTTCCGCTGGACCTGGGATACCTATGGCGGCCACATCCAGAGCTATCAGTCGCCCGACAGCTATCAGGTGTTCAACAAGCTGGCAGCGATCGGGCTGATCACCCCGGCCCAGGCGGCGCAGGTGATCGGACTCAATGCCAATCTGTGCGTCTATGACGCGTTCAAGGCGGTTGCCGCCGGTGGCTTTCCCACGCTGAAATACCCCAATTGCACCTCGCCGGCATTCGACGGACGGAGCAACGGACCCACCTGGCAACTCGGGCTCGACTGGCAGGCAGACCCGCAGACCTTGCTCTATGCGGTGTCGCGTCGCGGCTATAAATCGGGCGCGAACAATCCGATCGTCTCGCTGTTCCTCGGCGAGCAGCATCCGTTGTTCGGAGTGCTGCCCGAGAAAGTGACCGACGCCGAAGTCGGGCTGAAGCGCGACTGGACCCTGGGCACGGTGCGCGCGCGCACCAACATCGCCGCTTTCTATACCTGGTTCAGCGATATCCAGGTGATCCAGCGCGCGGCGATTGCCGGCTCGGACATCCTGACCAATGCCCAGAAGGCACGCGTTCTGGGGCTCGAATTCGAAGGCATGCTGATCCCGTTCAAGGCGCTGACATTGAGCGGCACCTATTCGTTCAACTCGGCGCGATACCTGGAATATAATTCGCTTGCGATCCCGGCGATCCCGCAGGCGCTGACCGCCGCGCAACCCAGCCGCGATCTCGCCGGGACGCCCTTCTCGTTCGTGCCCAAGCACAAATATAGTCTCGACGCGCGTCTCGCATTGCCGATCCCGGCACGCGAAGGTGACATGGCGATACGGGCAACCTGGTCATGGCAATCGAGCCTGCGGGTCACGCCGGAGATCCAGCCGTTCGACACGATCCCGTCCTATGGCCTGCTCAACCTGCGGCTGGAATGGAACGACGTGCGTGGCGCGCCGCTCGACCTGGCCCTGTACGGCACCAACGTCCTCGACAAGCAATATCGAGTGACATCCAATCCGGGGTACAACAATTCGGGCTTCAACAATTCGATCTATGGCGAGCCGGCGCAATATGGCGTCCAGCTTCGCTATCGCTTCTGA
- a CDS encoding glycoside hydrolase family 1 protein — MSDTMHGLSRRDALGLAAAASLTASAPAMARGKSDFLWGAATAGHQVEGNNVNADIWLLEQVRPSVFAEPSGDACDSLNRWREDVAIVRTLGLNCYRFSVEWSRIEPAQGQFSQAYLDHYRRIVDHCREQGLAPVVTFNHFTTPRWFAAAGGWENPQAPDWFARYCDRVARAMAGGISHALTFNEPNLALGGRWSAHPPDAKFQALIAASVAAAARASGSDRFSLLNAGEPHPMIPGVVAAHVKARAAIKAVRGDLPVGMSLAIPDEVAIGANSAIERKRADVYGPFFAVMDKDDFVGIQTYGRDYIGPDRALDLPADAPRRPNGKEWYPAAVGNVARYAHRMTGKPILVTENGIDAVDDAERARFIPEAIASVDAARRDGVPVIGYIHWSLLDNFEWFSGYGPRFGLVAVDRTTFKRTVKPSARLYAALVKARR, encoded by the coding sequence ATGAGCGACACAATGCACGGGCTGAGCCGGCGCGATGCGCTTGGCCTGGCCGCCGCCGCATCGCTGACGGCATCGGCGCCGGCGATGGCGCGGGGCAAATCCGATTTCCTGTGGGGGGCGGCGACTGCCGGGCACCAGGTCGAGGGCAACAATGTCAATGCCGACATCTGGCTGCTCGAACAGGTCAGGCCGAGCGTTTTCGCCGAGCCCTCCGGCGATGCCTGCGACAGCCTGAACCGCTGGCGCGAGGATGTGGCGATCGTCAGGACGCTCGGGCTCAACTGTTATCGCTTCTCGGTCGAATGGTCGCGGATCGAGCCTGCGCAGGGCCAGTTCAGCCAGGCCTATCTCGATCATTATCGCCGCATCGTCGATCACTGCCGTGAACAGGGGCTGGCGCCGGTCGTCACCTTCAACCATTTCACCACACCGCGCTGGTTCGCCGCCGCCGGCGGCTGGGAGAACCCCCAGGCGCCTGACTGGTTCGCGCGCTACTGCGACCGGGTGGCGCGGGCGATGGCCGGGGGGATCAGTCATGCATTGACCTTCAACGAGCCCAATCTGGCGCTTGGCGGACGCTGGTCGGCACATCCGCCCGATGCGAAATTTCAGGCGCTGATCGCGGCCTCGGTCGCGGCGGCGGCCAGGGCAAGCGGATCGGATCGTTTCTCGCTGCTCAATGCCGGTGAACCGCATCCCATGATCCCCGGCGTGGTTGCTGCGCATGTCAAAGCGCGCGCGGCGATCAAGGCAGTGCGCGGTGACCTTCCCGTCGGCATGAGTCTCGCCATTCCCGACGAGGTGGCGATCGGCGCGAACAGTGCGATCGAGCGCAAGCGCGCCGATGTCTATGGCCCGTTCTTCGCGGTGATGGACAAGGACGATTTCGTCGGCATCCAGACCTATGGCCGCGACTATATCGGGCCGGACCGCGCGCTGGATCTGCCCGCCGATGCGCCACGCCGGCCCAATGGCAAGGAATGGTATCCCGCCGCGGTCGGCAATGTCGCGCGCTATGCCCACCGCATGACGGGCAAGCCGATCCTCGTCACCGAAAATGGCATCGATGCCGTCGACGACGCCGAACGGGCGCGCTTCATTCCCGAAGCGATCGCCTCGGTCGATGCCGCGCGACGGGACGGTGTGCCGGTGATCGGCTATATCCACTGGTCGCTGCTCGACAATTTCGAATGGTTCTCGGGCTATGGCCCCAGATTCGGCCTGGTTGCGGTCGATCGCACGACGTTCAAACGCACCGTCAAGCCAAGCGCCAGGCTTTATGCCGCACTCGTAAAGGCCCGCCGATGA
- a CDS encoding alpha/beta hydrolase has protein sequence MILSFGLALATAATAQQVLPPPTNLSTEARSALAADAARPNAAKTMAERRARSDAIQHEIGDRMRDRYKVAVEDGAIEGVPVRIFTPKGWRKGRPLLMNLHGGGFMVDSGSLTENIPIAALTGYRVVAVLYRLSPEHRFPAAVEDGLAVYRALLKQAPARRIGLYGTSAGAILGPELIARLKAATLPLPGALGMFSGSADLTGFGDSVTLFGDPGMTGLARVYAGSVDLADPLLSPARGDLSGWPPTLCLTSSRDVLLSATADFCRRLDAAGGVAQLVMFDGLPHAFWAYVEAPESDAAFATMARFLTAKLGASGK, from the coding sequence ATGATCCTTTCATTCGGCCTGGCACTCGCCACAGCGGCGACGGCGCAGCAGGTCCTGCCGCCGCCGACCAACCTCAGCACCGAAGCACGGTCGGCGCTTGCCGCAGACGCAGCGCGCCCCAACGCCGCGAAGACGATGGCCGAACGCCGCGCCCGGTCGGACGCGATCCAGCACGAGATCGGCGACCGGATGCGCGATCGCTACAAGGTGGCGGTGGAGGACGGGGCGATCGAGGGCGTTCCGGTCCGCATCTTCACGCCGAAGGGCTGGCGGAAGGGAAGACCCCTGTTGATGAACCTCCATGGCGGCGGCTTCATGGTCGATTCCGGATCGCTGACCGAGAATATTCCGATTGCCGCGTTGACCGGATACCGCGTGGTCGCGGTGCTGTACCGCCTGTCGCCCGAACATCGTTTCCCCGCAGCCGTGGAGGATGGGCTGGCAGTCTATCGCGCCCTGCTGAAACAGGCGCCGGCGCGGCGGATCGGACTCTATGGCACGTCGGCGGGTGCGATCCTCGGTCCTGAACTGATCGCGCGCCTGAAGGCGGCGACGCTGCCTCTGCCCGGTGCGCTCGGCATGTTCTCGGGGAGCGCCGACCTGACCGGTTTCGGCGATTCGGTGACGCTGTTCGGCGATCCCGGCATGACCGGGCTGGCACGCGTCTATGCCGGTTCGGTGGATCTGGCCGATCCCTTGCTGTCGCCGGCGCGCGGTGACCTGTCAGGATGGCCGCCGACCTTGTGCCTGACCAGCAGCCGCGACGTGCTGCTGAGCGCCACCGCCGATTTCTGCCGCAGGCTCGATGCGGCGGGCGGCGTTGCGCAACTGGTGATGTTCGACGGGCTGCCGCACGCCTTCTGGGCCTATGTCGAGGCGCCGGAGAGCGACGCCGCCTTCGCCACGATGGCGCGTTTCCTGACGGCAAAACTTGGGGCATCCGGCAAATGA
- a CDS encoding alpha/beta hydrolase, whose amino-acid sequence MKWIMAIAALCCTAPTLAQHPAVLQVPSFALPTSNQLSPEARRVLERMAAAKAPDLKGDIARSRAFYGKYNDDRLAEMRRNFRTLERHETIAGVGVDIVTPAKGIAPRHQRRVLINVHGGAFIWGAGSGALVEAIPIAATMGVEVVTVDYRLAPEHHYPAASEDVTAVYRALLKRYRPENIGIYGCSAGGIIAAQSIAWIRKQGLPRPGAVGTFCGTAAPYSGDSPYISGPVTGGPALAVATLPSTLPTPYLAEVPVSDAIAYPLASDAEIKAFPPTLLLAGGRDFAVSGLTLAHRRLRAAGVPAELYLFDGLPHAFFVWPDMPESTETYQIIGRFFDRYLGTRPR is encoded by the coding sequence ATGAAATGGATCATGGCGATCGCGGCGCTGTGCTGTACCGCGCCCACCCTGGCGCAGCACCCTGCAGTGCTCCAGGTGCCGTCCTTCGCCTTGCCCACCTCGAACCAGCTCAGTCCGGAGGCGAGGCGCGTCCTGGAGCGGATGGCGGCGGCAAAAGCACCGGATCTGAAGGGCGACATCGCGCGCTCGCGTGCCTTTTACGGCAAGTATAATGACGACCGGCTCGCCGAGATGCGGCGGAACTTCCGGACGCTGGAACGGCATGAGACGATCGCCGGGGTCGGTGTGGACATCGTCACGCCGGCAAAGGGGATCGCGCCGCGCCATCAGCGCCGGGTGCTGATCAACGTCCATGGCGGCGCGTTCATCTGGGGTGCCGGTAGCGGCGCCCTGGTGGAAGCGATCCCGATCGCCGCCACGATGGGGGTCGAGGTGGTGACGGTCGATTATCGCCTTGCCCCCGAGCATCACTATCCGGCGGCATCCGAAGATGTGACGGCAGTCTATCGCGCCTTGCTGAAGCGGTATCGCCCGGAGAATATCGGCATCTATGGCTGTTCCGCGGGCGGGATCATCGCCGCCCAGTCGATCGCCTGGATCCGGAAGCAGGGGCTGCCGCGTCCCGGGGCGGTCGGGACCTTTTGCGGCACCGCCGCACCGTATTCCGGCGACAGTCCCTATATTTCCGGTCCTGTAACCGGTGGTCCGGCGCTTGCGGTTGCAACACTGCCGTCGACCCTGCCGACCCCCTATCTTGCCGAGGTGCCGGTGAGCGACGCGATCGCTTATCCGCTGGCGTCCGATGCCGAAATAAAGGCCTTTCCGCCGACCTTGTTGCTTGCCGGCGGGCGCGATTTCGCGGTCAGTGGGCTGACATTGGCGCATCGCCGCTTGAGAGCGGCGGGTGTTCCGGCCGAACTCTATCTGTTCGACGGATTGCCGCATGCCTTTTTTGTCTGGCCGGACATGCCCGAATCCACCGAAACCTATCAGATCATCGGCCGGTTCTTCGACCGATACCTCGGTACGCGCCCGCGCTGA